The DNA region GATCGCGGCCGGCATGTGCACCACCGTAGCGTGCGTGTTCTCCGACGCCCCGTTGAAGCCGCCGAAACCGCAAGGCGCCGAAAAAGGCGGGGGCGGGTCGGCGGGGGCGTACGGTTTCGCGCGCGGACTCGACGCCGCGTACGGGCAGTTCGGCATCAACGCCATGTACGCCATGGTGGCGCGCCGCCACATGCACGTTTACGGCACCAGCAACGACCATTTCGGTGCCGTGGCGGTAGCGCAACGGCAGTGGGCAAACCGCAACCCGGCGGCCCAGCTACACGAAACGCCGCTGACGCTGGAGGACTATCACCGCTCGCGCTGGGTGGTGGAGCCGTTCCACCTGCTCGACTGCTGCCTGGTTTCGAACGGCGGCGTCGCCGTGATCGTGACGTCCGCGGAACGGGCGCGCGACTTGAAGCGTCCTCCGGTATACGTCCGCGGCATGGGGCAGGGGCACCCGGGCGGAGACCCGGCGGAGACGTTGACGTCGGGTGCGGTGCTGGCGAAGGAGACTGCGTTGCGCATGGCCGGGCTGACGCTGGCGGATGTCGACGTGGTCGAACTCTACGATTGCTACACGTTTACGGTGATCGTCTGTCTGGAGGACTACGGCTTCTGCAAGAAAGGCGAGGGCGGACCGTTCGTGGCCGACGGCAAGACGGCGCCGGGCGGCGCGCTGCCGGTGAACACTGGCGGCGGCCAGCTTTCTTCGTTCTATATGTGGGGGATGACCCCGATTTCGGAAGCGGTGATTCAACTGCGTGGCGACGGCGCCGCGCGACAGGTGCCCGACGCGAGGGTGGCCCTGGTCAGCGGTAACGGAGGAATTCTCTCGACGCATTCGACGTTGATCTTGTCTGGTGAACGGTGAGTCGGGGTCTTGAGGTCTTGAGGTCTTGGGGTCTTGAGGTCTTGGGGTCTTGGGGTCTTGAGGTCTTGAGGTCTTGAGGTCTTGAGGCCGGGGGGCCTGGAGCCCCTAGGACCCCAGGACCCCAGGACCCCAGGACCCCACGACCCCACGACCCCAGGACCCCACGACCCCAGGACCCCCATGCCCCCCTACACCAAGCCGATTCCCACCGTTACTCCCGAGCTGCGGCCGTTCTTCGAAGCGGCGAAGCGGCGTGAGCTGGTCGTGCAGCGCTGCCGCGGGTGCGGAACATATCGATTCCCGGCGCGGGAGTTGTGCTCGAACTGCCTGTCGCGCGCGAGCGAGTGGGTACGCGTCAGCGGCGCCGGCGAGGTCTTCAG from Candidatus Binatia bacterium includes:
- a CDS encoding thiolase family protein, whose product is MIPYTAIAGLGITQQGKVYDRNHVGFAVEAVQLALADAGLDRGDLDGLLLNPGLSWGEAAMGSFQLQQAMGLRNLRLSATMNAGGATAAAMIQHAGGAIAAGMCTTVACVFSDAPLKPPKPQGAEKGGGGSAGAYGFARGLDAAYGQFGINAMYAMVARRHMHVYGTSNDHFGAVAVAQRQWANRNPAAQLHETPLTLEDYHRSRWVVEPFHLLDCCLVSNGGVAVIVTSAERARDLKRPPVYVRGMGQGHPGGDPAETLTSGAVLAKETALRMAGLTLADVDVVELYDCYTFTVIVCLEDYGFCKKGEGGPFVADGKTAPGGALPVNTGGGQLSSFYMWGMTPISEAVIQLRGDGAARQVPDARVALVSGNGGILSTHSTLILSGER